GAGGTGCTGGAGGACGGTGCCCCGCTCCGCGGCCCAGCCCATAAGCGCGGCGACGGCGTGGTGGGCCCGCTCGGCGACGTCGCCGTCGCTGACCGTGTAGGTGGCCCACAGCTCATGGTCGCGGGTCTCCACCTCGATCCCGGCCCCGGCCACGTCGGGCAGGTCCGCGGTGCGCACGTCGCTGGGGAGCAGGAAGCTCACCCGGTCGCCCCACCCGGCGAGGACACCTGCCAGGGTGCCCTCCACGCGGATCTCGCCGCGGTGCATGATGGCGAGCCGGTCGGCGAGGCGCTCGGCCTCCTCCAGGTAGTGCGTGGTGAGCAGGACCGCGACTCCGCTCTCCTTGAGCTCGTTGATGATCTTCCAGGTCTCGTGCCGCGCTTCCGGGTCCATGCCGGTGGTGGGCTCGTCGAGGTAGAGGACCTCGGGCCGGGTCATCAGGGCCGAGCCCAGGTCGAGGCGGCGCTTCTGGCCGCCGGAGAGCTGGCGGATGCGGAGCTTGCGCTTGTCCGTGAGGTTGATCAGCTGGAGGGTCTCATCGATCCCGCGCGGCTCGGCGGCCAGGTCGCTGGTGAGGCTGAGGCTCTCCTCCACGCTGAGGTCCTCCAGCAGCCCACTGCCCTGGAGCACCGCGTT
This DNA window, taken from Nocardiopsis exhalans, encodes the following:
- a CDS encoding ABC transporter ATP-binding protein: MTTTANTEPAAATQDPTSSAGASVVVRDLHQRYGDFEAVKGVSFEIRPGELFALLGTNGAGKTTTIETLEGFRRPSSGTVRVFGEDPFGQPAGIRERVNAVLQGSGLLEDLSVEESLSLTSDLAAEPRGIDETLQLINLTDKRKLRIRQLSGGQKRRLDLGSALMTRPEVLYLDEPTTGMDPEARHETWKIINELKESGVAVLLTTHYLEEAERLADRLAIMHRGEIRVEGTLAGVLAGWGDRVSFLLPSDVRTADLPDVAGAGIEVETRDHELWATYTVSDGDVAERAHHAVAALMGWAAERGTVLQHLQVRGASLEDVFLQVADGAADLLAE